The window CTCCTCCTGTAACTGGACCTATATTGTGAACAAGGATTCCAAGCATTTAGACCTGGCAAAGGAATATCTGGAATACATCCTCACATCAGAGGAAGGCCAGAAATGGATGTGCGAAGGCGTAGGAGGTGTTCCGGGAGCCAAGACAACCATGGAAGTAAAGGGTGCCCTGGCTAACGATGCGGCATCATACGTAGAAAAAGGCAAGACAAACGGCTGGATCCACACCATAGCACCCAACGGATATTCCGATATCGTAGGCCCTGCCATTCAGGCATATATGATCGGTGACATGACTGCGGAGCAGGTGACAGAAGAATTCCAGAAAGGCTGGCAGGCTCAGAAAAACTAATCTCCTGCTTAAACGGCCTGATGGAAATGGAAATTGGGAGGCGTGAAAGTGAAAGACAAAGGGAAAGCAAAAGATCTGTTAATATTCGCATTGTTTGTATTTCCGGCGGTAGGGTTTGTGCTTTTTTCCACAGACATACCGTTTCTGATGAACCTGTACTACTCTGTTTTTGATTGGAATGGAATCAGTAAGAACATGAAGTTTGTGGGCCTTCAGAACTTCGTTAATATATTCTCAAACGATGCACTGTTTTGGAAAAGCGCCGCATTTACCCTAAGATTTGCAGTATTTTATGTGGTGGCGGTGAACATCCTGTCCCTGACGGTGGCGCTTGTCATGTCAGAGGAGAAGAAAAGCTCAAGTGTGGGGCGGGCATTTTATTACATACCGTATATCATAAGCCTGACGGCCATCAGTCTGATCTGGAAATTCATTCTTGGACCGGGATTTGAGGCCTTATATCAGATAACCGGCTGGGAGGTGTTCCACTGGAGCTGGCTGGGTTCAGCAAAGCTGTCATTCTTTGTGGTGGTGATCATGACCGTATGGCAGAATCTGGGATTCTATATGGTAAACTATATTGCAGGAATCATTTCTGTGCCAAGAGAGCTGATCGAGGCTGCAAAAATTGACGGAGCCAGCAGATTCCAGGTGTTGAAAAGGGTGACTATTCCCTTAATCATGCCCGCAGTGTCCATCTGTATGCTTACCTCCCTGACATTTTCATTTAAGCTGTTTGATGTGATCATGGTATTTACCAAAGGCGGGCCGGCCAATTCTACTGTTTCCGTGGCGTACAATATCTATAAGGAAGCATTTATGAACAACCGGTACGGAATGGCTACTGCTAAATCCCTGGTGTTTGTAGTGTTCGTGCTCATTGTCACGGCAATACAGCTTAAGGTAACAAAGGGTAAGGAGATTGAGGCGTAATGAAAAAAATGAAGAAAATCAGCGTACTTTCCGCTGTTGTGTTCATCTGTTCCGTGTTCTGGCTGATGCCCCTGCTTCTCATATTCATAAATTCTTTTAAACCCTACAACGACATGCTTCAAAAGTTCCTGGCCCTGCCTGAAAGCTGGAGCTTAAACATGTACATGGAAACCTGGACAAAATTCCGTTTTCCCATGCTCATCAGCAATACCCTGCTGTATACGGCGTGTACGGTGTCAATGATCACACTGCTGGCCCCCATGGCAGCCTATAAGCTGGCAAGGACAAAGGGCAGATTGTCCTCGGTATGCTTTATACTCATTATCATGCCTATGATGGTTCCCTTCCAGTCCTACATGATCACTCTCACCAGGCTGGTTGCCAGCCTTGGCATGACGGGACTCAGGATAGGATACATATTGGTGAGCACAGGACTGTGCATGCCTTTAGCGGTCTATATGATCCACGGTTTTGTAAAAAATGTTCCCATTGAGCTGGAGGAATGTGCCTGCATTGACGGTGCATCAAAGGTGAGGACTTATTTTACCATTGTTCTCCCGCTGTTAAAGCCCATTCTGACCACGGTGGTGGTTCTGGATACCCTTGCCATATGGAATGACATCATCACCAACCAGCTGATCGTCGGAGGCAATGCCAAGGCCATGAACATTCAAAATGCCCTTTATATGCAGTTTTCCGCCCAGACGGCGGACTGGGAACACGCCCTTCCGGGAATCGTCATGTCCATGGCTCCAAGCCTGATTTTCTTTGTGATCATGCAGAAGCACATTGTGGGAGGCATTACGGCCGGAGCTGTCAAGGGTTAATAAAAAGAAAGAGAGGGATTTCCCATGAGAATTGGAGTTATGGTAGAACTTTTCCGGGATACGGATGTGGATGAAAAATTTGCGGAGCTGCGCTCCATGGGGATGGAAAGCTGCCAGCTGGTATGCTGGGATCAGGAATTGATGAACGAACGCATTGCAGGTAAAGTAAACACAGCCGCAGATCGTCACAAGGTGGATATCACAGCCTTCTGGTGCGGCTGGGAAGGCCCAAAAGTCTGGGATTTTTATGACGGGCAGCTTACTCTGGGCCTTGTGCCTGAGGCCTTCCGCTTTGAAAGGATGAAGATGCTGGAAAAGGGAATTGCTTTTGCAGCCATGATACATGTAAGGGATGTGGTGACCCATGTGGGGTACATGCCGGAAAATCCCTACGATCCCAATTATCCGGGCGTTCTGGCGTGCTTAAAAACATTGGTAAAGGAATGTAAAAAGAATCAGCAGAATTTTCTTTTTGAAACAGGACAGGAAACTCCGGTTACGTTAAAAAGAGCCATACAGGATATAGAAAAAGAAGCAGGAAAAGGAAATATAGGGATCAATTTAGATCCTGCCAATCTGATCATGTACGGCAAAGCAAATCCGGTGGACGCCCTTGATGTGTTCGGGGAATACGTAATGGGAATTCACGGCAAAGACGGAAACTATCCCACAGACGGCCACATGCTGGGCCAGGAAGTGCCTCTTGGCATGGGAAAGGTCAACTATCCTGCTTTTGTAGCAAAGCTGAAAGAAATAGGATATACAGGAGATATCACCATAGAGCGGGAAATATCCGGAGAGGAACAAAAAACGGATATTCTTATGGCTAAAAACCTTCTGGAGCAATTAATAAAGGAAGAATAGGGTTACATAAAAACCAGGTCAGCCCGGTCTCTGAGTCAATTCAGCGACGGGCTGCCCTGGTTTTATGAATTTCACCATCTCCCTCTATATAACAGAACGGCAGGCGGCTTTTTCATTCTGCAGCGGCTCTATAAGAGAAAAGCTACTGGATAACGATGGCCTGGGACAGATGCCTTGGATTGTCCGCATCAATGCCCTTTTTCTCAGCAATATAATAACCGATAAACTGCCCGATAAATCCTATGAGCGCCGCATTCTGCATGTCGTTATATCCATAGGGCAGATCCAGGCAGTAATCTGCCTCCTTCATATGAGCAGAGACGGTATTTCCGATTACAGCCGTCACAGCGCCGTATCCCTTCATCTGAACCAAAAGCTTTGCATCCTCTTTTTCTGTCTCCCGGTGGCTCAAGAAAAGGACCAGCGTGTTCTCATCCACCAGGCTCATAGGCCCATGGCGGTATTCCAGGCTGTAATACGCCTCTGAATTCGATATTCCCATTTCCTTGATCTTGTTCATGCACTCATTGGCTACCCCGTAATAAATCCCCTGCCCCAGGGTAATGTATAAGTTTAGGTTCCCATTTTCACGGATGATTTTTTTTGCCAGATCATCCATTTTCTTAAGGGCGTCTCTTGCACTGTTTCCATAGTCCGCCATGGCAGACACTTCATCCTTTTTCCCTCCCGCATACATGGCCATGATCACGGTCAGATAGACCATGCTGGTAAAGGAACGGGTCATGATCACGCTGTCCTCGGCAGTATCCGGAGACAGGATCACATAATCATTATAGGCTTCGCTGTCCTTGTCACAGGTAATTGCCAGAGTTTTTACCCCTGGAAAGCTTCTCACTTTATCAATGGCCAGACGGACTTCGGTGGTATAGCTTTTCCTGGTGATGGGAAGAACCAGGACCTTTCTGTTTTTCACAAAGGTCTCCGGAAAATAATAAAGCTCGGAACAGCACGCGGCCTTTGCCGGTATTGAATTGTAAGCGGAAAAGGCATGGGCGGCAGCCTGTGCCAGATAAAAGCTGGTGCCGCAGCCGGTAAAGATCAACTCCTCGTATCCTTCCGCAAATACCTGATCCAGGACCTTATAAATCTCATCCAATGTCCTGTTGACCGCTTCAAATGATTCCGGCTGTTTGTATATTTCGTCATAAGTCAACTGGCTGTTTTTCTTTTCCATGTCAAAACTCCTCTCAAACGGTTCTTTTCTTATCAGACAAATCAGGCCTTTCCCTCTGACCCTGCCAAACGGATGATGTCCTTAATGTCCTCTGTCAGCCTGTTATTGGCATACTGGGACAGCTTCCAGGAATGACCCTGATGATCCATGGTCTTTAAGCCGTCTTCGTAGTACTCCACATATTTATAACGGATCTCCGTGCCGAAATTGATCTTTGCCACTCCCAGCTTGATTGCCTCCCTGATGATGGCCTCCTTCATTCCGGTACAGCCATGAAGAACCAGGGGAATATCCGTAAACCGCCTCACCGCCTCTAAAACCTCCAGATGAATATCAGGCTCTCCCCTGTAATATCCGTGGGCATTGCCGATGCCGATTGCCAGGGAATCCGGCCGGCACAGTTCTAAAAACGCCTTTACTTCCTCAGGATCCACAATATTCTTATTTTCCATAACAGCCCCCTGGCCGTCAAGGCGCAAAAGCTCTCCTATCTCAGCCTCTACCGGCACTCCAAAGCACTTAGCCACCTTTAATACCTCATTGGTCATGGCCGCATTTTCCTTTACAGGCATTGCAGAGCCGTCGATCATTAAAGAAGTGAAACCCAGCTTCAATGCCTCCATGGAGATATCAAAATCCGCGCCATGATCCAGGTGAATGGATACGGGAACAGATACCTTGCCCGCACACCATTTGCAAACCTCTGCAAACCAGTCGTTGCCGGAATAAGCCCCAGTGGATACGTAATGGGCAAGTATGATGGGGGACTTCATTTCCTCCGCCGCCCTGCAGGCGGCCCAGATGATGTCGTAATTTCCTCCCTGTGTATTAAGAGCCGGAATGGCATATCCTGACTTTGCCGCTTTCATTAAATTCTCTTTGTTCGTTACAAGCATGGTTTTTTCTCCTTTTTTATCCTTTTACGGCACCCGCTACCAGGCCCTTGACCATATATCTCTGGAAGAAGAAAAATATCACTACCATGGGAATGGTGCCCACAATGGAAATGGTATTGATCAGAGACCAGTCATAGGAAAGCTCGCCCAGATAACGGAGTGCCACGCCTGCCGACAGAGTCCGCAGGGAATCTGTCTGAATCAGGGTGGAAGCATGCAGATAATCATCCCAGGAAAGCAGGAATGCATAAATGCCCACTGCCAGCATCCCCGGCTTTACAAGAGGGACCACGACCCTAAAAAGGGTCCCGAATCTGCCCGCTCCATCCACTCTGGCCGCTTCCTCTAACTCTTTTGGAATCCCGTCATAGAAGCTGGACATGAGCATAATGGTGAACGGGAGCATGCCCGCCGT of the Lacrimispora indolis DSM 755 genome contains:
- a CDS encoding carbohydrate ABC transporter permease, which produces MKDKGKAKDLLIFALFVFPAVGFVLFSTDIPFLMNLYYSVFDWNGISKNMKFVGLQNFVNIFSNDALFWKSAAFTLRFAVFYVVAVNILSLTVALVMSEEKKSSSVGRAFYYIPYIISLTAISLIWKFILGPGFEALYQITGWEVFHWSWLGSAKLSFFVVVIMTVWQNLGFYMVNYIAGIISVPRELIEAAKIDGASRFQVLKRVTIPLIMPAVSICMLTSLTFSFKLFDVIMVFTKGGPANSTVSVAYNIYKEAFMNNRYGMATAKSLVFVVFVLIVTAIQLKVTKGKEIEA
- a CDS encoding carbohydrate ABC transporter permease; amino-acid sequence: MKKMKKISVLSAVVFICSVFWLMPLLLIFINSFKPYNDMLQKFLALPESWSLNMYMETWTKFRFPMLISNTLLYTACTVSMITLLAPMAAYKLARTKGRLSSVCFILIIMPMMVPFQSYMITLTRLVASLGMTGLRIGYILVSTGLCMPLAVYMIHGFVKNVPIELEECACIDGASKVRTYFTIVLPLLKPILTTVVVLDTLAIWNDIITNQLIVGGNAKAMNIQNALYMQFSAQTADWEHALPGIVMSMAPSLIFFVIMQKHIVGGITAGAVKG
- a CDS encoding sugar phosphate isomerase/epimerase family protein, translating into MRIGVMVELFRDTDVDEKFAELRSMGMESCQLVCWDQELMNERIAGKVNTAADRHKVDITAFWCGWEGPKVWDFYDGQLTLGLVPEAFRFERMKMLEKGIAFAAMIHVRDVVTHVGYMPENPYDPNYPGVLACLKTLVKECKKNQQNFLFETGQETPVTLKRAIQDIEKEAGKGNIGINLDPANLIMYGKANPVDALDVFGEYVMGIHGKDGNYPTDGHMLGQEVPLGMGKVNYPAFVAKLKEIGYTGDITIEREISGEEQKTDILMAKNLLEQLIKEE
- a CDS encoding SIS domain-containing protein; protein product: MEKKNSQLTYDEIYKQPESFEAVNRTLDEIYKVLDQVFAEGYEELIFTGCGTSFYLAQAAAHAFSAYNSIPAKAACCSELYYFPETFVKNRKVLVLPITRKSYTTEVRLAIDKVRSFPGVKTLAITCDKDSEAYNDYVILSPDTAEDSVIMTRSFTSMVYLTVIMAMYAGGKKDEVSAMADYGNSARDALKKMDDLAKKIIRENGNLNLYITLGQGIYYGVANECMNKIKEMGISNSEAYYSLEYRHGPMSLVDENTLVLFLSHRETEKEDAKLLVQMKGYGAVTAVIGNTVSAHMKEADYCLDLPYGYNDMQNAALIGFIGQFIGYYIAEKKGIDADNPRHLSQAIVIQ
- a CDS encoding class II fructose-bisphosphate aldolase — its product is MLVTNKENLMKAAKSGYAIPALNTQGGNYDIIWAACRAAEEMKSPIILAHYVSTGAYSGNDWFAEVCKWCAGKVSVPVSIHLDHGADFDISMEALKLGFTSLMIDGSAMPVKENAAMTNEVLKVAKCFGVPVEAEIGELLRLDGQGAVMENKNIVDPEEVKAFLELCRPDSLAIGIGNAHGYYRGEPDIHLEVLEAVRRFTDIPLVLHGCTGMKEAIIREAIKLGVAKINFGTEIRYKYVEYYEDGLKTMDHQGHSWKLSQYANNRLTEDIKDIIRLAGSEGKA